The nucleotide window GCCGCCAGAGACACCCTGGAGAGCGCCTACGGCCATCTTTACAGGCGGAACATCGGATACACCGTCGTAGGCATACTGCTGATGATAGCTGTCCTCGTCCCTGGAGCGTTTCTGTTCGGACGGGGAGAGGAGGACATAGCCTTCTCCCTGGGAGCGACGGCGGCGGCGACGGTGGCGGCGGTGGTGTTCTCCACTTTGATCAGGACCATGAGGCGAAGATGGCGGGAGACAAAAGGCATAAAGGCCCTATTCGCCGTTACCACTATAGCCATAGCCCTGGCGGTACTGGCGACGGTGTTCGGTCTGTCCATCCTTGTGGGCTCGACGGTTCTGTACCCTGAGGCGACCTGGGCCATGACGTTGATAGCCCTCATACCGGCTATATTCATCCCCATAATGAGAGCTCCGACCTCCGAGGGAAGGGCCCTTATGGATCAGGTAGAGGGCTTCGCCATGTACCTGAAAGTGGCGGAGGAGGACCGTCTCAACGTCCTCAACCCTCCGGAAAAAACGCCGGAGCTGTTCGAGAGATACCTTCCCTACGCCCTGGCCTTGGGCCTGGAACAGGCATGGGGGGATAAGTTCGCCAAAGTGTTGGAGGCGGCACAGGGAACCGACGGGACTTACAGCCCCGGATGGTACGCCGGAACCGCACCTCTGCACGTAGGGGCCATGGGCAGTTTCGCATCGGACCTGGGATCGTCCTTTTCGTCGGCAGTGGCGTCCTCGGCGACAGCGCCGGGGTCCGACTCGGCCTTCTCCGGTGGAGGAGGCGGTGGCGGTTCCTCCGGTGGTGGAGGAGGCGGCGGCGGAGGCGGCGGCTGGTAGAGAGAACAGGGGAGCTGGTGATATTCACCGGCTCCCCTGTAATTCTTTTAAAGCGAGATCGAAGCGATAGCCTCCGAGATGTTCCCTTATCCTGGAGGCCAGTTCTTCGTCCAAGCAACCGGACCTCACCAGATCCACCAGAGCTTCCTCCGCCCCTTTGGGCCTGTGAAGCTCCAGCTCCCTCAGAAGCCCTCCTAAAGGGTCGGGATCCTCGGAGAACGCCGCAAGATCCCCTGAAAGATTGCCCTCCAAAGCCTGCTCGGACAATAAGGTGACGCTGCCCTCTATGGGAAAGTACAGTGAGAACACCGTACCCTTTCGGGGCACGCTGTGGACCTCTATCCCTCCATTATGGGCCTGAGCGGTGGCGAAAACCATAGGCAACCCCATTCCAGTACCCTGAGGCTTGGTGGTGAAAAAAGGGTCGAATATCCTTGGAAGATCTCTAGGGGCGATACCTCGGCCTCTATCGGCCACGGAGACCTTGACGTAGTACCCTGGGGCTAGATCCCCCTGGATGGAGGGGGGGATAGGATCCTCTAACTGCACCAGGTCGGTGGACACCGAGATTATCCCTCCTTCTGGCATAAAGTCGGTTCCGTTGATGAGGAGATTGGACAGGGCGTTGTATATCTGGCTTCCGTTTCCCACTATCTCCCCGGATGGAGAGTCGAGAGACAGCCTAATGGCAAACCTCTCGTCCCAGCCGAAAGCCAGAAGCTCTACGGCCTCCCTTATTACCTCGTGAAGGTCTACCTTATGGAAGGATATCTCCCCTTTTTGGGATATGGCAAGCAGCCTTTTGATCAGGTCGTTGGCCTTAGATGCTATGTCCATCACCCTGGATGCCATGACCCTGGCGGATGGGTCGGAGGAACTTCGGCTTATTGAAGTAGCGTAGCTCATAATCCCAACCAGGTGATTTGAGAAGTCGTGAGCGACTCCGGCGGTGGTCTTGCCTAAAGTCTCCAGTCGCTCGAAGACCTCCCCTTGAGCCTCGAGCTTTCTGGTCGACGTTACGTCGCATAGGACCACCGCGACGTAGCCACGGTCAGGGGAGAACACCGACACCGTCCAGAAGGCGTTTTTGATAATCGAATGGTGTTCAAATCTCATCGGCTTGCCGGAGAGGGCGACCTTGTAGGAGGCGGGCAACATCAGGATATCCCCGTCAGGGGCTACGTCCAGGACGTTTTTACCTAATACCTCGTCCTCCTCCAGGCCTAGAAGGTCCAGATAGGGCCGATTTACCTGAGAGAACCGGTACATCCAGGGATGGCCCTTTTCGTCCCTCACCACCTCGTAGAGGGCAAAGGCGTCGGAGAGGTTGGAGAAAAAGGACCTGTAACGCCTCTCAAGACTCTCCATTTCACCTTTCAGTCGGAAGATAGACGACAGGTCTCTGAACACTCCAAGGGCCACAGGCCTGTCCCAGAGGGATACGACCCGGACGGATATCTCCACCGGCAGAGGTTTACCGTCCACCCTGGTGAGAGATAACCTAGCGTCAATTTTCCCCTTCTCCAGCAGATCTCCGTAAAGCTCTCTCGCTTTGCTCCTGTCGCCCTGGCCCACTAGGTCGATCATGTTAGAGGCCAGCAACTCATCTCTGGGGCGACCGATCATCATGCAGAAAAAATCGTTGACCTCGCTGATCTGCCCTGGCTCCTGTCCATTCTCGATCTCGTGGACCACCACACCTTCGGAGAGGGCGTTGAAAAGCTCCCAGTGTTTTTTCTCGCTCTCCCAGTGGGAATGCTCTATGCCCTTTCTGACCGAGAGGTCCATTAAGACCAACAGAGACTGGCCCACACGGTCATCCGATAGAGGCAGGATCTCCACGTCCACCGACCTTCTATAGCCATCGACACCTATGAGGCGACACTCGGAGAATATCACGTGGCTGGCCATTCCCTGAACCAGCTTTTCCTTAAAGCAAGGCAGATCCTTTTTGTCGACAAATCTGGCAAAGGGCCTGCCACGAAGGTCCTCCCCTCCCTCCAACCCCACTATCCTGGCCGCTTTATCGTTGGCGAACAGGATCTGGCCGTCCCTCTGGATCAACAGACCGTAGAGCACCGACCGAGCCATGGCGGAAGAGAGCGTATCGAAAGACATAAAAACACCTCCAGTCGTGTTACCGGGTTTTCAGACCAAGACCGAGACAGAAGGCGAGATGGGGACAGTCGCCTTTTTTCGCGAAGTCGTCGCAGCTGCACCGTTTTCTGATCAGGTCCACCGAGTACCGCTCCTCCCCTTGAGACAGCACCACGAACTCCAGAACCACCGGGCAAACCCGCTCCGAAGGGACCCCCTCAGCATTAACCTGACCGTCAAAAGACCTATCTACGGACTGGCCGTCCATAGCCAGGTTGGCCATCCTGTCGGCGTCGGAGTTATCCGACCTAGGCACCCAGGTGAACTTTAGGGAGATACCCGAGGCCATCCTCTTGAAATCGGTCGCTAAAACCTGGAGCCTAGGCTCCTTTATCTTCCACGCCCCGGAGAGCTGCTGTATGACCAGATTGCTGTCTCCGGAAAGCTCCAGCTCCGAGACACCTAGCCGCAACGCCTCCGCCAGGGCCAACGAGGCGGCCATATACTCCGCCTCGTTGTTGGTACACCGGCCCAAGGGCTTGGCGCCCTCCCAGACCTTTCGACCGGAGGGATCGAAAAGAACCGCCCCTGCACCGGCCACCCCGGGGTTTCCCCTGGATCCTCCGTCGAAATACCCCCGGTAGGCCATTTTATTCGCTCCTGCCTCTCAGCTGTCCGCAGGCGGCGTCTATATCGGCTCCCTTTTCCTTTCGGACGTCCACCTCGAGACCCAGCTTGCGGAGTATGGCGGCAAAAGGGGCTACCCTGCTGGCGGAAGGTCGGCTGTAACGTTCGATCACCGGGTTATAGGGGATCAGGTTGACGTAGACGTCCAGGTCTGACAGAAGGGCGGCCAGCTCGTAGGCGTGCTCGGTCTCGTCGTTTACCTTCTTGAGCATGACGTACTCCACGGTGATCCGAGAACCGGTCTTTTTCTGATAGACCTTCAAGGCGTCTATCACCTGGCCCATAGGGTAACGGTCGTTAACCGGCATAAGCCTGGAGCGAATCTCGTCGTTAGGGGCGTGTATGGACACAGAAAGCCCTACGTCCAGTCCCGACTCGGCGAGAGCCAGTATTCCCGGGGCCACTCCGGCGGTGGATATGGTCATTCGACGAATGCCCATTCCTCTCATCTTAGGGTGGTTCAGTATCTCTATGGCCTTTTTAAGGTTATCCCAGTTGAGCAGAGGCTCGCCCATGCCCATAAACACCACGTTCTTTATGTCCTGGCCTAACCAGGACTCCATGGCCAGAAGGTGGCCCACTATCTCTCCGGCGGTGAGGTTGCGGACGAAGCCCTGTCTGCCGGTGGCGCAGAAGTCGCAACGCAGGGGACAGCCCACCTGGGTGGATAGACAGGCGGTGTGGTGGTTCCCGTGGTCCATCAGGACCGATTCCACCTCGTTTCCGTCCAGAAAACGCCACAGGAACTTGACCGTCTTGTCCTGTGAGGTCTGAACCTTGGCGGAGAAAGGTGGCTGGACGTAGAGCTTGTCCACAAGGCCCTCCCTGAGGGGCTTTGAAAGGTTGGTCATTCTGTTGACGTCGAATATCTTTTTTTGATAGATCCACTGGCAGAGCTGGTCCGCCCTGTAGGCAGGCTCCCCTAGCTCCTCCGTAAAAGATCTCCACTGATCGTAGTTAAAATCCAATCCATAGGTCATTTCCGACATAGTATGCAATTTCCTCCTCGTTTTTTTCCCTGTATCTTATACTCCATTGTACCTCATGGCGACGAGCTTGCGTTCTATAGTCCTTTTATGCAATCATATCATCAGGGGATATGTTTACAAAAACGAGAAAGGGGAGAGGGCTTTTGAACAACGACATCATGTTAAAGGCACTTCTGGAAAACGTATCGTCCTGCGTTTTCCTGCTCAACGATCAGATACAGGTAAAGGAGGTCAACCCTTCCTTCGAGAGCGTCTTCAACACGACGATGGAATCGGTCCACGACCTGCTGTGTGGAAACGCCATCAGATGCAGCAACGCACTGGAGGAGGGGGTGCTATGCGGCAGGAGCTCCCATTGCGGGGATTGCGAACTTCGGAAGGCCTTTACGGAGGCCCTAACCGAAGGATCGTCCACTACGAAAAAAACCCTTTTCATGAACGTAGACGTGGACGGGAACAGGGTGGAGAGGTATTTCCGGTTCTCAGTCACACCTATGGACACCGACAAAGGGAAGTCTCTGGTGGTGGTCCTGGACGATTTTACCGACCTCAAAGAGGCCCATCTGGCCCTGGAGAGGCTGGCCACAACCGACAGCCTGACAGGGGTAGCCAACCACGGCACGGTGTTCACCAAGCTGGAGGAGATGTGCGCCACATCGGACCACGGCGGATCCCCTCTGTCGGTCTTTATGGCGGACCTGGATCACTTCAAAAAGGTCAACGACACCTGGGGACACAAAAGAGGGGACCAGGTCCTGGCCATAATGGCCCACACTATGGCGGAGACGGTAGGTTCCGGCGGGTTGGTGGGCCGATACGGCGGCGAGGAGTTTATAGCGGTGTTGCCGGGAGCGGACCTGGAGCTGGCGACCTCCACCGCCGAGGCGGTCAGAGAGAACCTTGAGGGTACCGCCTTCGATATTCCCGAGCTCCGTTGCACCGCAAGCTTCGGCGTGGCGGAGCTTAGGCCAGGCGAGACCGCCACCGAGCTGGTAATAAGGGCGGACCAGGCGATGTATCAGGCAAAACAGCAGGGCAGAAACAGGGTGATTCAGGCGGAAAGCCCAAAATGAGATACCCGCTAAAATCGACGATCCTGCTCCTATGGCTGGCCCTGTCGTCGTCGGCCTGGGCCCTGTCGGGAGTGGATAAAATACCTCAGTCTCCTGTCTTTCACGCTTCCTCTTTGGCGGACCTACCGATTATGACCCAGGAAGAGCAGAGGGAAAGGTACGACGATTTTAAGGAAAAGTTCTACTCCCCCTGGAGTCAGGACAAAAGCCGGGACGGCAGGGCGGTTATAGAGTGGGTGTTCGGTAAATACGGCCCCAACAGGACCTTCGGCGAAAACCTGAAGCCTAGGTCGGAGAGATGGATCTCCGACATGAAAGAACGTTCCAACCTGGACCAGGTGGACAGCGTAAGGTCAAAGGCGATAGCTCTCAGGCCGACCTCCCTCAGGCTAATGCCCACCGACTCGCCGGTATTTCTCTCCCCCGACTTACCGGGCGAAGGGTACCCTTTCGACTACCTCCAAAACAGCCTGGTCCACGGAGGAGAACCTCTGTATCTCTCCCACCTGTCCCGAGACGGCCTCTGGGCCTGGTGCGACACCTCCTACGCCTCGGGCTGGATAAAGGCGGTGGATCTGGCGGAGGTGGACGACCTCACCGCTCAGAGGTGGATGGAGATGGATCTGGCTGCGGTGGTAAAAGAAGGGACGGTGCTGAGAGATCTCCGAGGGAAGGCCCTCTTCCGGGCCAAGGTTGGGGCGGTGTTGCCCGTTAAAAGGCGAGGGGCGACCACCTTGGAGCTAGAGGTTCCCACAGGGGAAAAGGGCAGAGCCGTAGGCACCGCCGCCAAGGTCTCCATGGAGGAGGTTATACCTATGCCTTTGGCAGCTACCCCCTGGAAAGGGGCTTTTCTGGCGGAGCAGGTCCTGGACGAGCCTTACGGCTGGGGAGGATTTCTGTACAACCGGGACTGTAGCGCCACCACCAGAGACCTTATGGCCCCCTTCGGGATCTGGCTCCCTAGAAACTCGAGGGCCCAGGCCCAGACCGGGAAGGCCATATCCCTGGAGGGGATGAGAGCAGAGGACAAAAAAAGGACCATCGTCGAGAAAGGGGTGCCCTTTTTCACCCTCCTAGGGCAGCCGGGACACGTTATGCTCTACATAGGGTCCTACCGAGGAGAGCCACTTATACTTCACAATATGTGGGGAATCAGGACGGAGGAAAACGGAAAGGAAGGTCGTTTCGTGGTGGGCAGATCGGTCATATCCACCTTAGACGTAGGGTCGGACCTGCCGAACCACTCGGCTGGCAGGCTCATAGTTGACAGGATAACATCCATGAAATTTCCCTAAAGAGAACCTCTAAAAACTCACTTTCGAGTCCACTCGAAGAGATCGTTCCGCCTACGCCCTGGCCTAATCGTATAACGCTAGGCCAGGGCTCAGACGGGACTACCTCCCTTAGCTCTTTTGTTTTTTATTCTCCACAAACTCGAGACTCATCTTGGTCAGGATTTTTTCAGCGACAACAAAAGCTTCATCTAATACCTTGTAACGAGCCTCCCTGTCATGAACTCCATGAGCTTTTTCCACTAAACACGAAAGCTCTAGATGGTCAGTCTCTCTAGAGTCAAATTTTGGAAGTGAAAGATGCTTGAATATATTAGCGACCTGGATAGAGACGTTATGGCTATCCAGCCATTCTCTCACTGTTTTCGCATTAAGAAGCCCGCATAGGTAGTAAGCTGACTCTTTATCATCGAAGGAAGCAAAATAAATTTTATGGTCAGGAATAAAGACTCGCTCACCGTTTAAGGGCATATCGTACGAACCTGCAACAGCGGCATAGAAACCGGAGGACATCTCAGGCCAAAGGACCTTCCAAGGCTTAAACGTGTAATCCCCTACATTATAGACGGCTTGATAAGGGGCGTCCTTCATCTGCCTACGGTAAGTTGAGCGCGCTCTCAATAAGGATTCAAAGCCCTGGAACCAAGATTTTGTCTTCTTGAGCCCTTTGCTATTCAGCCTCTCCTCACAATTTTGATAAGATTCTTTTGAGATTCCGTCGTTAGGCAAAAAAGCGTACAGACGCTCTTCCCTGTAATCTGGGTTATTTAACTTCAAGTAACAAGCTTCGAAATCGCCAGCCCCCTTGATAAGGGGATAAAGCAAATCAGGTTCGACCCACTGTTTTTTTTCAGCCCCAATATCTTTTCTGCCAGCACCTGGGCGGCTTTTTACCTCCACAAGGGTTTCGTTATGTTGAAGGATAGGAACAAAATAAACGCCATTCAAATCGGAGGTTATGCCTTTTCTTCCCTGAGTCCAATCGCACTCAGAGGAAAGGTATTTTATTGAGTTAAAACGGCCCTCATTTAAAGTTGCCCAAGGGGATCCGTTTTCGCCTACCGGAAAGGCCTCCTTTCGTTTTGGTTCAATAGTCTTAATCAAGTCCTCGATCGCAATTGACGATGAGATAGCCTTTTTATGACCAGGCCTCACATCCCATACCGTGTATGGCACAGGATATCTAACCGAGTCTCTTGTCTTTTGAAATACCGCCACAACGGCATGGTTTGTAACGTTCTCAAAGGGTTTTAACCTCTTAAAATCATCAAGGTGAAGAGGCTGTATAAAAGCGGAATCACTTTGTGATGGATTAAGTTTAAAAGTTCTAAACCCAGAGGAAGAAGGATTTTTAAAAAGAGTGCCGGTAATGACAAAGGCAAGAAGGCCATCATCCTTCAACCATTTATCAGATACTGAATAGGTGATTATAGCGGAGATGTCCAGCTCGTTACCACCGTGACGCTTGGTGCTCGAGAAAATACCATATTCTTCACAAGTGGGCTTCACTCTTTCCCTGTAGGAGTCAGGTAATTTTGACCAACGAACCCAAGGTGGGTTTCCCACGACACAGTCAAACTCACCGGCATTTGCAGACCAAAAGAAGTTCCGAACGATTTTAAACCATATTCCGTTCCATTTTTTACGATGGAGCTCCAGTATCTGGTTATAGGTACAGGACAAAGGGCCCGACCATTCCGACGCCTCTTCGGTCTGAACACCGCCACACTTGATAAGGGCCTCCATAGCCCTGTCAAAATCGAGGCCAGATTCGACGTACTCAGACATTTTTGAAAAAACGTCCTCAAGACGATCACGATTTAGCGCAAGCTCAGAGGGTATCACTATATCCAACTTGGCCACTTGGCTGCCTACTTTGTACTCCACCACTTTTTGATTCCCTTTCGGGTTTTGAGCGGGAGAGTAAATCGCATCCGCAAGCAACACCGGTAGCTCAATATCTACGCCAGGACAGGACTTCATCAAATCAGAAATTTCTATAAGAAAGTTTACCCGAGCTGTCTGAACAGCAAGGGGGTTCAAATCAAAACCCCATACGTTGGAGCAAAGATGGTTAAGAATTTTAGACTTATCCCAGCCTTTTTGTTTCGCCTCGTATATTTTCTTACGGATCAAGGATATTAAGAATGCACCAGATCCGCAGGTAGGATCAAGAACTTTTTTATCGAGCCAAGAACCGCTATTAGCCTTTGACAGGGTAAAATCCACCAACCAGTCAGGTGTATAAAACTCACCAAGAGACTGGCGGAGCTTTCCCGGAACAAGCCCCTGATACAAATCTCTTAAAACGTCTCTCGTGTGAAAAAGCTGTCTCAAGCTATAAAACGACAACACGGACAAGATTTTTCTCAAGCCATTTAAAAGGAGTTTGCCCTGTTCCTTCTCCTGTTTTGCCACGTCTAAATACCAGCTAAAAATAGACTCCTCGACAAATCCTCTGATGCCTGCCCCCTCAAAAATCTTCGATCGTTCTATCTCGTATTCCAACGATTCAACGAGCTTATCGTCGCTCTGTATGGCGGACATTGTCTGGGCTGGGAAGTCAAAAGAGGTTAATCCATGAGACGACACAATCTCAGCGGCGAGTAGCTTTATCAATATGGAATTATACGTATGAATAACGAATAGACGTGCGGACAACGAATCCTCTTCTTTGCCAGACCAATCAAAAGAAAGTTCCTTTGATACCGCTTCAGATTGCAGAACCGACATATCGGCGACCTGGCCGTAAAGCGTTCGCCACTCCTCAAACAACATCTTGATTTTGTTGTTTTCCATTCCCTGTATTTCATCAGCCAAGCCGTTAGACAGACTTTGCATCAAGCCCCTTGCGTTAGCCGAAGTGTGTCCAAAGTCACCTAATAGATTTTCGCTAGTCAGAGCCTTTCTCTTGTCAGAGATAAACGCGTCAATAACCATGTTAACGGCGTACAGAGAAAACGGAATAAGTTGTTGAGACTGTATTTGATTACCGATGACTTGAGCAAAACAGACATGCTCTCCATCAATAGCGACACCGATGAAATCCGATTCTGGAATACCTGTTTTTTTCGATTCCTCTATAACGTAAGAGAGCAACCTGTTCTCCATCGCTTCCTTAAACTTGGGGCTCTCTTTTTTCCCTTTAAACAGCCCTGGGGCCTTAAATTCGACTATAACATGATTGAGGCTAGCGTCCTTTTTGCCTCTCTCCGCGTTGAGTATAAGCCCTGTTGCCTCTTCAATGGCACTTACCCAAGCTATCCTAACCTCCTCTTCGCTTTTCCAGGGAACCTTTCGCTTTTGATCTATCTGTCTAAAAGCGTATTCTATTTTGCTTTGCATTCTACTTCATACTCCATTCCCCGTAGGTTTTACGATTTAGCGTTTTCAGGGTCAAGTCACCGACTATCCTGGATAAGGGCCTGCTAGTTTTCTTACAGAGAGCTCCATAGAAGCCTCCCTCGGTCCTCCAGCGGTTCAACCTCGCCTCTCTCCACAAGATAGGTCAGGTGAGCCGACAGGGCCCCTAGGTTCAACACGTAGCGGATCGGATCCATCCTCTTGCCGAGCCACTCCATAAGACCACCGAGGATATCGTCTCTGGTGGAGGGGGTACGGCAGAGGGTCTTCACCCTGTCGGATATGTCCAGCAGATGGCGGCGGGTCGCCTGGACCAGTGAGGTAGGGTCCTCCACCGGCGTGCTGTGGCAGGGGACGAACCACCGGGCCTCCAGATTTTCCAGATAGTCCAGTGTCACAAGCCAATCCGCCACGTCGGCGACGAAGAGGAGGCCGTGTCTCTCTATCATGTCCTGACCGAAGAGGGCGTCGCCTACGTAG belongs to Dethiosulfovibrio salsuginis and includes:
- a CDS encoding SH3 domain-containing C40 family peptidase, whose amino-acid sequence is MRYPLKSTILLLWLALSSSAWALSGVDKIPQSPVFHASSLADLPIMTQEEQRERYDDFKEKFYSPWSQDKSRDGRAVIEWVFGKYGPNRTFGENLKPRSERWISDMKERSNLDQVDSVRSKAIALRPTSLRLMPTDSPVFLSPDLPGEGYPFDYLQNSLVHGGEPLYLSHLSRDGLWAWCDTSYASGWIKAVDLAEVDDLTAQRWMEMDLAAVVKEGTVLRDLRGKALFRAKVGAVLPVKRRGATTLELEVPTGEKGRAVGTAAKVSMEEVIPMPLAATPWKGAFLAEQVLDEPYGWGGFLYNRDCSATTRDLMAPFGIWLPRNSRAQAQTGKAISLEGMRAEDKKRTIVEKGVPFFTLLGQPGHVMLYIGSYRGEPLILHNMWGIRTEENGKEGRFVVGRSVISTLDVGSDLPNHSAGRLIVDRITSMKFP
- a CDS encoding Eco57I restriction-modification methylase domain-containing protein, coding for MQSKIEYAFRQIDQKRKVPWKSEEEVRIAWVSAIEEATGLILNAERGKKDASLNHVIVEFKAPGLFKGKKESPKFKEAMENRLLSYVIEESKKTGIPESDFIGVAIDGEHVCFAQVIGNQIQSQQLIPFSLYAVNMVIDAFISDKRKALTSENLLGDFGHTSANARGLMQSLSNGLADEIQGMENNKIKMLFEEWRTLYGQVADMSVLQSEAVSKELSFDWSGKEEDSLSARLFVIHTYNSILIKLLAAEIVSSHGLTSFDFPAQTMSAIQSDDKLVESLEYEIERSKIFEGAGIRGFVEESIFSWYLDVAKQEKEQGKLLLNGLRKILSVLSFYSLRQLFHTRDVLRDLYQGLVPGKLRQSLGEFYTPDWLVDFTLSKANSGSWLDKKVLDPTCGSGAFLISLIRKKIYEAKQKGWDKSKILNHLCSNVWGFDLNPLAVQTARVNFLIEISDLMKSCPGVDIELPVLLADAIYSPAQNPKGNQKVVEYKVGSQVAKLDIVIPSELALNRDRLEDVFSKMSEYVESGLDFDRAMEALIKCGGVQTEEASEWSGPLSCTYNQILELHRKKWNGIWFKIVRNFFWSANAGEFDCVVGNPPWVRWSKLPDSYRERVKPTCEEYGIFSSTKRHGGNELDISAIITYSVSDKWLKDDGLLAFVITGTLFKNPSSSGFRTFKLNPSQSDSAFIQPLHLDDFKRLKPFENVTNHAVVAVFQKTRDSVRYPVPYTVWDVRPGHKKAISSSIAIEDLIKTIEPKRKEAFPVGENGSPWATLNEGRFNSIKYLSSECDWTQGRKGITSDLNGVYFVPILQHNETLVEVKSRPGAGRKDIGAEKKQWVEPDLLYPLIKGAGDFEACYLKLNNPDYREERLYAFLPNDGISKESYQNCEERLNSKGLKKTKSWFQGFESLLRARSTYRRQMKDAPYQAVYNVGDYTFKPWKVLWPEMSSGFYAAVAGSYDMPLNGERVFIPDHKIYFASFDDKESAYYLCGLLNAKTVREWLDSHNVSIQVANIFKHLSLPKFDSRETDHLELSCLVEKAHGVHDREARYKVLDEAFVVAEKILTKMSLEFVENKKQKS
- a CDS encoding sensor domain-containing diguanylate cyclase, with the protein product MNNDIMLKALLENVSSCVFLLNDQIQVKEVNPSFESVFNTTMESVHDLLCGNAIRCSNALEEGVLCGRSSHCGDCELRKAFTEALTEGSSTTKKTLFMNVDVDGNRVERYFRFSVTPMDTDKGKSLVVVLDDFTDLKEAHLALERLATTDSLTGVANHGTVFTKLEEMCATSDHGGSPLSVFMADLDHFKKVNDTWGHKRGDQVLAIMAHTMAETVGSGGLVGRYGGEEFIAVLPGADLELATSTAEAVRENLEGTAFDIPELRCTASFGVAELRPGETATELVIRADQAMYQAKQQGRNRVIQAESPK
- a CDS encoding ribonuclease HI family protein, with product MAYRGYFDGGSRGNPGVAGAGAVLFDPSGRKVWEGAKPLGRCTNNEAEYMAASLALAEALRLGVSELELSGDSNLVIQQLSGAWKIKEPRLQVLATDFKRMASGISLKFTWVPRSDNSDADRMANLAMDGQSVDRSFDGQVNAEGVPSERVCPVVLEFVVLSQGEERYSVDLIRKRCSCDDFAKKGDCPHLAFCLGLGLKTR
- the rlmN gene encoding 23S rRNA (adenine(2503)-C(2))-methyltransferase RlmN encodes the protein MSEMTYGLDFNYDQWRSFTEELGEPAYRADQLCQWIYQKKIFDVNRMTNLSKPLREGLVDKLYVQPPFSAKVQTSQDKTVKFLWRFLDGNEVESVLMDHGNHHTACLSTQVGCPLRCDFCATGRQGFVRNLTAGEIVGHLLAMESWLGQDIKNVVFMGMGEPLLNWDNLKKAIEILNHPKMRGMGIRRMTISTAGVAPGILALAESGLDVGLSVSIHAPNDEIRSRLMPVNDRYPMGQVIDALKVYQKKTGSRITVEYVMLKKVNDETEHAYELAALLSDLDVYVNLIPYNPVIERYSRPSASRVAPFAAILRKLGLEVDVRKEKGADIDAACGQLRGRSE
- a CDS encoding PAS domain-containing sensor histidine kinase, whose product is MSFDTLSSAMARSVLYGLLIQRDGQILFANDKAARIVGLEGGEDLRGRPFARFVDKKDLPCFKEKLVQGMASHVIFSECRLIGVDGYRRSVDVEILPLSDDRVGQSLLVLMDLSVRKGIEHSHWESEKKHWELFNALSEGVVVHEIENGQEPGQISEVNDFFCMMIGRPRDELLASNMIDLVGQGDRSKARELYGDLLEKGKIDARLSLTRVDGKPLPVEISVRVVSLWDRPVALGVFRDLSSIFRLKGEMESLERRYRSFFSNLSDAFALYEVVRDEKGHPWMYRFSQVNRPYLDLLGLEEDEVLGKNVLDVAPDGDILMLPASYKVALSGKPMRFEHHSIIKNAFWTVSVFSPDRGYVAVVLCDVTSTRKLEAQGEVFERLETLGKTTAGVAHDFSNHLVGIMSYATSISRSSSDPSARVMASRVMDIASKANDLIKRLLAISQKGEISFHKVDLHEVIREAVELLAFGWDERFAIRLSLDSPSGEIVGNGSQIYNALSNLLINGTDFMPEGGIISVSTDLVQLEDPIPPSIQGDLAPGYYVKVSVADRGRGIAPRDLPRIFDPFFTTKPQGTGMGLPMVFATAQAHNGGIEVHSVPRKGTVFSLYFPIEGSVTLLSEQALEGNLSGDLAAFSEDPDPLGGLLRELELHRPKGAEEALVDLVRSGCLDEELASRIREHLGGYRFDLALKELQGSR